TTGTGTACGGACCTATAAGCACATTGTCCCCGATGACCGTATTTTCACCTATTACGATGGGACCGACAATAGCTGAGTTGGAACCCACGGAAACATTGTGCCCCAGCTGAAGCGGCCCTGTGATACGTGAATCCTTTGCGCTGAACTGACCGGCAATAGTGGTACCAGGAAGTTCCTCAAGCATCCAGCGCTGTGCCTGCCTGTAAGCAGCGGCATTTCCCACATCCGTCCATTTACCACGTGCAAGAAGGCCGTTTATTTTCATGTCCCTGCTGAGCATATCCGGGAACAGATCCTTGGCAAAATCATATTTAGTGTCCGCAGGTATCATGTCGAATATCGAAGGATCACATACATATATACCCGTACTTGCAAGATTGCTGAATATCTCACCAGAGCCGGGCTTTTCAAGGAAACGGTGTATCCTGTTATTCACATCCATATCGGCAATACCGAATTCCCGGGGGTCGTCTATCGAAAGAAGACCGATTGTAACAAGGGAATCTGTGATTTCGTGGAATCTGTACATTTCCCTGAGGTTCAGATTGAGCACATGGTCTCCTCCGAGAACCATAAAAGGCTCATCCCTGAGATACTTTTCCGCATTCTTTACTCCGCCTGCGGTACCTAGTTTCTCATCCTCATAAACATAATCGATATGCACACCGAAGATACGACCGTCCCCAAGCTCCTCTTCGATCTTGTCAGCCATATATCCAAGGGTTATCACAATATCGTTGAATCCTTCCTTGGAAAGGTGTTCTATCAGATGCACAACCGATGATTTATTCAATATAGGGATACTGGGCTTTGGTCTTGCGAATGTTAAAGGACGCAGCCTTGTGCCCTCCCCTCCACACATAATACAGGCTTTCATGCTTGTTTATGACGCACTGTTCGTTTAAATCTTTAGCGATTAATTGATTTTGTTATCAAGTAGCTGCGGAAACAACAGTGATATCATTTTCATCCCGGATAACAATCTCGATCTCACCATTGTATTCATCAACAACACCTGACAGACTTACCGTATCATCTTCATTTATCCTTGATCCCGCGTTCATGGCACCATTATCAGAAGGTATGAAGACACTTACGATATCAGACCCAGAATCCACGGTAAGTAAAAGATGATCACCGGTATAGGTAAAGCGTTTGGACACTACGGTTCCTTCAAGCATGACCTTATCACCGATCTGAGAAGAACTTGAAAACTCCGCAGTATCCGGAACATTTTCAGAAAAGAAAAATACATAGGCAATGGAAAGTGAAAGAAAGACCATTATCAGAAGAATTACCACGACCTTTTCTTCCCTTTCCATATCAATCCCTGCTTTTTCAGGCAATACTACTACTGTTTCCTTCGGCGTCCCCTATAGACACAAGTTCTATTGTGAATACCAATGTCTCACCGGCCAGCTGGTGATTGCAGTCAAGTGTTACATTCTCTTCAGAGACCTCGACAATTGTACAGGGGCGACCCTGGATAGCAATGGATTCACCTGCCACAGGAGTTATATTTGCACTTTCAAACTGCTCCATTGGAACATCGAAAACCAGCTCAGAACTGTATTCTCCATAAGCCTCTTCAGGAGGGATCTCCACGGTCTTTTCTTCTCCCACGGACATGCCGATAACAGCCTCATCGAATCCGGGTATCATCTGACCGGAACCTACTACAAATCCCAGAGGTTCATAGCTACGGCCAGGGTTATAAATACCTTCATCCTGTGCCACCTGTTCAATGGAAGTATCAAAGACCGTGCCGTCCTCAAGTTCACCTACATAATTGA
The window above is part of the Methanolobus zinderi genome. Proteins encoded here:
- a CDS encoding FKBP-type peptidyl-prolyl cis-trans isomerase, coding for MKRTLLLLLLISVLASGCTSPDGGDTGSSAVVESGDFVTVNYVGELEDGTVFDTSIEQVAQDEGIYNPGRSYEPLGFVVGSGQMIPGFDEAVIGMSVGEEKTVEIPPEEAYGEYSSELVFDVPMEQFESANITPVAGESIAIQGRPCTIVEVSEENVTLDCNHQLAGETLVFTIELVSIGDAEGNSSSIA
- a CDS encoding OB-fold nucleic acid binding domain-containing protein, coding for MEREEKVVVILLIMVFLSLSIAYVFFFSENVPDTAEFSSSSQIGDKVMLEGTVVSKRFTYTGDHLLLTVDSGSDIVSVFIPSDNGAMNAGSRINEDDTVSLSGVVDEYNGEIEIVIRDENDITVVSAAT
- a CDS encoding nucleotidyltransferase family protein, producing MKACIMCGGEGTRLRPLTFARPKPSIPILNKSSVVHLIEHLSKEGFNDIVITLGYMADKIEEELGDGRIFGVHIDYVYEDEKLGTAGGVKNAEKYLRDEPFMVLGGDHVLNLNLREMYRFHEITDSLVTIGLLSIDDPREFGIADMDVNNRIHRFLEKPGSGEIFSNLASTGIYVCDPSIFDMIPADTKYDFAKDLFPDMLSRDMKINGLLARGKWTDVGNAAAYRQAQRWMLEELPGTTIAGQFSAKDSRITGPLQLGHNVSVGSNSAIVGPIVIGENTVIGDNVLIGPYTTIGSNCVIENDSRILSSYIFNDVTIGSNCNVSGSIIDNGAKISDNCSLENGTVIGPAAVIGRNSTIHSDIRIWPEIKVEEGTSVKEDILNESYV